A stretch of Kaistella flava (ex Peng et al. 2021) DNA encodes these proteins:
- a CDS encoding cell division protein FtsX, translating to MAKIVEDFNKRRLRSSNITVVISIALVLFLLGLMGLILINAQKYSDYIKEQLVVNAYFDENYEAKDSVKIAKLEAETFKRIQVLAPVKKATYISREMAAEEAKKSMGIESSALFDENIFPSSIEVALKPEFVDPAKIDEAIKQIKSTPGIVDVKNNSTLMVEVYNNLNNILKWILGFSVLFLVLAIVLINNSIRLKIFSKRFIIKTMQLVGAKRRFILKPFIKEAIILGVIGAVIGLLVLFGAWYYFITQIGTPFAQDNNQLIILVVGIFLLGVFITVFSTIFATWRFLRSNVDDLYYS from the coding sequence ATGGCTAAGATAGTTGAAGATTTTAACAAAAGGCGACTTCGTTCCAGCAATATCACCGTAGTGATAAGTATTGCATTGGTGTTATTTTTATTAGGGTTAATGGGACTTATCCTTATTAATGCTCAAAAATATTCAGATTATATCAAGGAGCAATTGGTAGTGAATGCTTATTTTGATGAAAATTACGAGGCAAAAGACTCTGTGAAAATTGCAAAATTAGAGGCAGAAACCTTTAAGAGAATCCAAGTTTTGGCTCCCGTAAAAAAAGCAACTTACATTTCCAGAGAAATGGCTGCTGAAGAGGCAAAGAAAAGTATGGGTATTGAAAGCAGTGCGCTTTTCGACGAAAACATTTTCCCATCTTCTATTGAAGTTGCCTTGAAACCCGAATTCGTAGATCCGGCAAAAATCGATGAAGCGATTAAGCAGATTAAATCTACGCCCGGAATTGTTGATGTGAAAAACAACAGTACTTTAATGGTTGAAGTGTACAACAACCTGAACAATATTTTGAAATGGATCTTAGGATTTTCAGTCCTGTTTTTAGTGTTAGCAATTGTCTTAATTAACAACTCAATACGTTTGAAGATATTCTCTAAAAGATTCATTATCAAAACGATGCAGTTGGTTGGTGCAAAACGCCGTTTCATCTTGAAACCATTTATTAAAGAAGCAATTATTCTTGGAGTAATTGGAGCTGTTATTGGTTTACTTGTGCTTTTTGGAGCCTGGTATTATTTCATTACCCAAATCGGAACGCCATTCGCACAGGACAATAATCAATTAATTATCTTAGTCGTTGGTATTTTCTTGCTGGGAGTTTTCATCACTGTTTTCTCTACCATTTTCGCAACATGGAGATTCTTAAGATCCAATGTTGATGATTTATATTATTCTTAA
- the rsmA gene encoding 16S rRNA (adenine(1518)-N(6)/adenine(1519)-N(6))-dimethyltransferase RsmA, translating into MSVRAKKHLGQHFLMDENIAKNIVDGLSYENKNQVLEIGPGMGVLTKYLLEKDAEIFVAEIDTESIAYLKSHYPKLEEKHFIGDFLKLNLAETFEGQVSIIGNFPYNISSQILFKIIDYYDRVPEMVGMFQKEVAERTAAVPRTKDYGILSVLVQALYDVKYLFTVHENVFNPPPKVKSGVIRLTRNPKEGLAGNEVLFKRIVKAGFGQRRKKLSNSWKALDIPEALKTHEFMDKRAEELSVEDFIAFTKLWKEHS; encoded by the coding sequence ATGAGCGTAAGAGCCAAAAAACACCTCGGTCAACATTTTTTAATGGATGAAAATATTGCCAAAAATATTGTCGATGGATTGAGTTACGAAAATAAAAATCAGGTTTTGGAAATCGGACCAGGAATGGGAGTGCTTACCAAATATCTTTTGGAAAAAGATGCCGAGATTTTCGTAGCAGAAATTGATACCGAATCGATTGCGTATTTAAAAAGTCATTATCCGAAGTTAGAAGAAAAACACTTCATCGGTGATTTTCTAAAATTAAATCTTGCGGAAACTTTTGAAGGCCAAGTCTCTATTATTGGAAATTTCCCGTATAATATTTCGTCACAGATTTTATTTAAAATTATTGATTATTACGATCGAGTTCCAGAAATGGTGGGAATGTTTCAGAAAGAAGTTGCCGAAAGAACGGCGGCTGTTCCAAGAACGAAAGATTATGGAATTCTATCAGTTCTCGTTCAGGCGTTGTATGATGTCAAGTATTTGTTTACTGTTCATGAAAACGTCTTTAATCCACCTCCTAAAGTAAAGTCAGGCGTTATTCGATTGACGAGAAATCCGAAAGAAGGTTTAGCTGGAAATGAAGTTTTGTTCAAGCGAATTGTAAAAGCAGGATTTGGACAACGACGTAAGAAATTATCTAATTCATGGAAAGCATTGGATATTCCGGAAGCATTGAAAACGCATGAGTTTATGGATAAAAGAGCCGAGGAATTATCGGTAGAAGATTTTATTGCATTTACCAAACTTTGGAAAGAGCATTCTTAA
- a CDS encoding DUF1003 domain-containing protein, with the protein MKNREEKTKEKIELLVRITDGVMWWIGSIPSLIVHSILFITAFSLPLFGFVAFDKMLLVLTTVLSLEAIYLAIFIQMSVNRSQVHIEDLKDDVNEIQEDIEDIQEDIEEISEDIDDIQEDIEDIAEDEDDEDHNERARNVMLKSNVSSNKNDIKAMREVIANLQKRLEDLRSEEEKQNLPPEN; encoded by the coding sequence ATGAAAAACAGAGAAGAAAAAACCAAAGAAAAAATCGAGCTTCTTGTTCGCATTACCGATGGTGTTATGTGGTGGATTGGTTCTATTCCGTCTTTAATTGTCCATTCAATTCTTTTCATCACTGCATTTTCCCTTCCTCTTTTTGGATTCGTAGCATTTGATAAAATGCTTTTAGTTCTTACAACCGTACTTTCTTTAGAAGCAATTTATCTCGCCATTTTCATTCAGATGTCAGTGAACAGAAGTCAGGTCCATATTGAAGATTTGAAAGACGATGTGAACGAAATTCAGGAAGATATTGAAGATATTCAGGAAGACATCGAAGAGATTAGCGAAGACATCGACGATATCCAGGAAGATATTGAAGATATCGCTGAAGACGAAGACGATGAAGATCACAACGAACGCGCCAGAAATGTGATGCTGAAAAGCAATGTTTCTTCTAATAAAAATGATATCAAAGCAATGCGAGAAGTAATTGCTAATCTTCAAAAACGATTAGAGGATTTAAGAAGTGAAGAAGAAAAGCAAAATCTTCCTCCGGAAAACTAA
- a CDS encoding TIGR02757 family protein: MNNSTVYPDPKFLKDFLNEKADLYNHIDFIENDPIQIPHRFSLKQDIEIAGFLTATISWGIRKSIINDAEKILSWMGNSPYDFVLNFKETDMDFFNHNSVHRTFNKEDLNYFIRNLSRLYKENDSLENLFLVKEDEINFYHSLDRFRTEFFKENQIHRSTKHVSSTYKNSSAKRLIMFLRWMVRQDRKGVDFGIWKNIDQKNLSVPLDVHTGNISRKLNLIQRKQNDWKTVEEMDLILRKFDDKDPAKYDFALFGLGIAKEI, translated from the coding sequence GTGAATAATTCCACCGTATATCCAGATCCTAAATTTCTAAAAGATTTCCTTAATGAAAAAGCCGATTTGTATAATCACATCGACTTTATCGAAAATGATCCAATTCAGATTCCGCACCGTTTTTCTTTAAAACAAGATATTGAAATCGCTGGATTTCTAACCGCAACAATTTCCTGGGGAATAAGAAAATCAATCATCAACGATGCAGAGAAAATTTTGTCCTGGATGGGAAATTCTCCGTATGATTTCGTCTTGAATTTTAAAGAAACCGACATGGATTTCTTTAACCACAATTCAGTTCACCGAACTTTTAATAAAGAAGATCTGAATTATTTCATCCGAAACTTAAGCAGACTGTACAAAGAAAATGACTCGCTCGAAAATCTTTTTTTGGTAAAAGAAGATGAAATCAATTTCTATCACAGTCTCGACCGTTTCAGAACAGAATTTTTTAAAGAAAACCAAATTCACCGAAGTACAAAACACGTAAGTTCAACTTATAAAAACTCTTCGGCAAAACGCTTAATCATGTTTCTGCGTTGGATGGTTCGCCAAGACCGAAAAGGAGTCGACTTTGGTATCTGGAAAAATATCGATCAGAAAAATCTATCGGTTCCTTTGGATGTTCACACCGGAAATATTTCCCGCAAACTCAATCTTATTCAAAGAAAACAAAACGACTGGAAAACCGTAGAAGAAATGGATTTGATTTTAAGAAAATTTGATGATAAAGATCCCGCAAAGTATGATTTTGCACTTTTTGGTTTAGGAATTGCTAAGGAGATTTAG
- a CDS encoding ribonuclease Z, with amino-acid sequence MSAHLTILGFNSAIPTVNSSPTSQFLEMDERCFLIDCGEGTQVQLRKAKARFSKINHIFISHLHGDHCFGLPGLIASFRLLGRETPLHVYGPKGIKELLETIFKLTETHKGFEVVYHELQSKKSEKIYEDHKLEVFTIPLDHRIYCNGYLFREKPKERHLNMQEVSKYPEIETCDYQNIKNGKDFVLSDGYVLKNEILTTDPNRSVSYAFCSDTRYSESILPIINEVDLLYHEATFLHDLKEMADYTGHTTALEAARIARKANVKKLIVGHFSNRYHDLNVFLDEAREVFPNTDLPKALVPVEIK; translated from the coding sequence TTGAGCGCACACCTAACTATTCTCGGCTTCAATTCAGCAATTCCTACCGTAAATTCGTCTCCCACATCACAGTTTTTGGAAATGGATGAGCGCTGTTTCCTCATCGATTGTGGCGAGGGAACACAAGTTCAGTTGAGAAAAGCAAAAGCACGATTTTCAAAAATCAACCATATTTTCATTTCACATCTTCATGGTGATCATTGTTTTGGTTTGCCAGGATTAATTGCATCTTTCCGTTTGTTAGGACGAGAAACTCCTTTGCATGTTTACGGCCCGAAAGGAATTAAAGAATTATTGGAAACGATTTTCAAATTGACAGAAACGCACAAAGGTTTCGAAGTCGTTTACCACGAATTACAAAGTAAAAAATCAGAGAAAATTTACGAAGACCATAAATTAGAAGTATTCACCATTCCTTTAGATCACCGTATTTATTGCAATGGTTATCTGTTCCGTGAAAAACCAAAAGAAAGACATCTCAACATGCAGGAAGTTTCGAAATATCCCGAAATAGAAACCTGCGATTATCAAAATATAAAAAACGGAAAAGATTTCGTTCTAAGCGATGGCTACGTTTTGAAAAACGAAATATTGACAACGGATCCAAACCGATCAGTTTCTTATGCTTTTTGTAGTGATACCCGTTATTCAGAAAGTATTTTACCCATCATCAATGAAGTAGATTTACTCTACCACGAAGCCACCTTTTTACACGATTTAAAAGAAATGGCAGATTATACAGGACATACAACCGCTTTAGAAGCCGCCAGAATCGCCCGTAAAGCCAACGTAAAGAAATTAATTGTCGGACATTTCTCCAACCGTTACCATGATTTAAACGTTTTCTTAGATGAAGCACGCGAAGTGTTCCCAAACACGGATTTACCGAAAGCTTTAGTGCCAGTTGAAATTAAATAG